Sequence from the Montipora foliosa isolate CH-2021 chromosome 12, ASM3666993v2, whole genome shotgun sequence genome:
actgataaatcacgatattttgcgataaccgaggtcaataattgctttataattcgatcaccgagtttgttttttgtttttgtttccgagaagccgtaagcgcgcgctgccttgcagagtcAAGTAATGGCAtcaatcaattggtttccttctgagcataattatatttgaagacttcaaattgtacttacagtcaaacgttcaataacactaaacatcaacaaagctgaagaatttcacagttttcaaagcgtatcccgacaaatgaagctttggtgtaaagctcgccattcttttttctggcttcagcataaaCTCTCTTcagtacatatatatatgtgcattcgccaacttgtccttcgcgtcgatgacacgagtgactcttcgtctacctttctttccttgagatactctcgTAAAACgttgagtgcaacttttgttccttttttagtagtctcactgttctttcgatcaactaaagatgtcgaatcattctctgacagctcggggaaccgatctgccattttctgACAAGAGCgtgatttcaattgcgcatgagcagaatattatttgcagtaaaacacttatttgtaggcagttatttgcagatcacgtggtgggctctcggccaatgaaaaggatggacaaaatacatcgaatgataataaaaagtatttgcatttgaaaagatttccccgcattagcctccattgcaagctagttccagtccaatgctgagaatacgaatatggtctatttagCGGGTGGCCATGAatcagagaatttttttaaatttttgcggCATAGAGTTTTATCTCAGCCTGTTAAACActttccaacctcgttcccagggtctctcttctatgcctccattgtcgttgagaggcagagaagagagatcctgggaacCATGTTGAACTTTTTCCagctcaatgttgtacccaattcaaatcctttgggattAAATCGTTTTGTtctaggtatttccatatcatttaaatgtgaatgctacattataatgcaaatacaatagacaaagaatcttaactccgggagatttgaattgggtacaacattgagttagccgattcggtctataaaaaatgggggtcatcgatgagttcgtttttgagctACAAGCATTTGAAGGCAAAATACCTCGTTCCCAAGATCTTTCCCAAAGCAAAGAGGAAggcctgagaacgaggttgtctttcgatggctcttttgttgccatggtaacctatatCATAATGACTGCATTCTGCTGAGCCATGATTAGCGTTTCATAGATTCAATCATTcgaaatagtacagtttgttgaaactTCAAAGTGTTGTTTTGCCGACAACGTGAGCACATAACACTGAACGAAATCGCACGAGTCCGTAGGTGCTTATTCATTCCGAATCGCACGACAAACCTCGTGTGATTACGTATAAATATTTACCGTACACTTTTTGAGATGAGTGACAGAAGTAACGCACGCGTGTCACGTAAGCATTGCACCATTCAGGGCTCACATTGGATTGGCTGTCCGCGTGTGACTTTCTTCGATCATTGACCAACCCGCAGAATGTTTGGTGTAAtatttttgcactgaattaccaCTTttctgctcttagccaatcagaatggggAAACAGTTCCCTGTATATTTCCCTGTATATTATTTAGTGAGCTTTACTACCTGTATTATCCGCAATGTACAGTTAATATTCTACCCTTTCATTCACAGCCCTTCCTGTTCTTGGCCTGAGTTTATCAGATTACGTAACTTATAACCGTTCCAACAAAGTCATCTCGTCCCAACAGGATCGGATTATTTTGCGATTCAAGACAGCAAATCCGGATAGCTCGATATTGGAAACCGGTCTCGGGCGTGACTATTTGGTGATAGAGTTGTATCAAGGTTCTCTATTGGTTCGCTGGAATCTTGGATCAGGAGAACTTTATTTACATGTTCGTGAACAAAGGTGCGACGACGGCGAATGGCACTCTGTTGATGTTATAAGGAACCGGCTCCGAGTCGACTTAACCCTCGACGGTGTTCTTCGCGTGAACGGAATTTTCCCAGGGAGGTATATTTCATTCAATTTGAGACAAGGTGAAGGAGATGTTTACATTGGCGGAATGGTACCAAGTCATGCTCTTTCCTCAAAGAGTCGTTCTTCGGGGAGAAGCTTTGACGGATGTCTTCAAGAGCTTTTTATTAATGGCGTGGATGTTGTTCAAGGAGTCGTGGATAAAGATGGTGCATTTCGAACAAAAGGTCGCCCAATACCAAGATGTAAAAGCACAAGGAACCTAGAATCAACTACAGCAGCGTTCAAATCCACTGTTTTAGTTGTTACCACTGCACAAACAAGGACAGAACGATTAATTACATCGGGAACAAACTCGGAGAAGGGGCCTCTTCCAACTTTATTAACTACCTCACCAAGGACAAACTCTGaagagaataaaataaattttaaccGAACCCCCACAATAGATGCACGTGGTATCTTGACAAATTCTCTGAGGCCTTGCGTTGATGACGAAGATGATTGTAATCTCGATGACTCTGGTTCGGGAGACGGATATTCATCGGGTGAAACTCCCGAGTCATCAGGAGACACAGAGACTTCGTCCGTTAATTACAAAGAGAACAACATCAAGGAGACGAAACATATAACCAACAAGAGTGTAAAGAAGCCTTGGAAACCTCCACCGACGAAGTCGGAAACGGAAGTCGAAAACGAAGTCGAACTCGTCGGAGAGCCCGACATCTCTCGAGAAAATTGCATCGAGGATGACGAAGATGGTTGCAACGACGACAATGATTCCGGACAGAGTTCTGCTGTTGAGGGCAGTTCCGCTGGAAGTGCGTCACCAACACCTACAGTGATGCTAGGGAACAACTCCAACAATGCCGCTCATGAATGGGCACAGTTTAAAACAAACAGCACAAAAAAGTGGAGGCTTATAGCGGGAATTATCGTGGTCGCATTTCTTCTTGTGGCATTTAGTGTCTTTGCTATTTGGTGGCTCTATAAACATAAAAATGATCCATATTGGAACGGATCTTACAAAGACAAAGGAAGCAAAGAAAAATGCTTGCAATCGGAAGTAACGGATGTGTAGGGACATCAATTGTGAACTatgtagatatatatatatagtgtatACGTGAAAGCTAGTGTTGAAGTTAAAAAAGCTATTGCTTCAAACACATCCTCGACAAAGAGCTTCGTCACAGAGAGGCTCGTATTTTCCTTATTGTACATCGTATTAAATACATCTCTCACTAGTCGCAGACTGAGAGTTGTCCCGTCGGAGTCAGTGGTCCGGCCGTTTTCTGCAGTCACGCATATGTGACGGAAGCGTGACGGGACCGCTGGCAATCCATTTCAGTCATGGCATGCTGAATTATGGTAAAAATCGTAATGTACCCGTGGAGTGTTTCTGATTACAGTAGATTTCAAAGGAAGATTCTAACAAGATTGGTGACGTAAGCTGGTTACAATGGCGTTACCAGTATTGACGACCAACAAGTCTTGTCATTCATAATATTTCTCCCCTTTAAATTGGTTGCAATTAGACAAAACAATGACTTCAAACGaccaaaattagaaaaaaattaattagtgGATGAATGACTTCACGCCTTTTAGCGTTTCGATTTGTAACAGCTGTAAATGCAAGAACACTTAATATATTTCAATTCTTCAAAAGTGGTTTGAGTTAATAGTTTAACAATTATAATGAAATTCGACTTTCTTATGACATGAGTGCTTGGAATTTTTGGTTCTGGCAAAGGTTGAACAATTATCTCGATGAACCAAGTGCAAAGGTTAGACTTGGATGACCGTGAAGTTAACATGCAACTGAAAAAAAGTACCAAGACTGAGCTCTACAAAAATTTGAACGCCCCTTTACTTTGTACGTGGAGCACGACTTCCGACATGGAATCCACCGTGACAGTATCATATCTTAATCTTCATTTCTCATCTAAATATTATCGTGAAAAAAGTTGTCTAAAGGACACCATtttcaacaatttaaaaagaaCTTGTAGTTCGGCAAATACGCATCTTCAAATGTTGCGTCTTTCATACAAATAAGCACCCGTGCGGTCCATATAGGAGATTAAGTGACTGCTAATGTCAAATATCTATGGCTTAACGACTTGCGAGCTGGCGGATTAGAAGGAAACAACCTACCagggaccggttgctcgaagcctggttagcgctaaccgttggttagaAGGTGTCAAAagctataggtttccatggtatttaatgctggttagcgctaaccgtgcttcgagcaacccgggccagaccGGTAAGAAAGGAATCTGTTGCATATGGTCAAAAGGCCGACACATCTCTCCCTCTCTGTATGAAAGCAACCTCTGATATAAGCGAAATCTGAGTGCATCGTCATGGTTTGACTCTCTGGCAACGCGTCCAGAGGTACCGACAAACCCACGCCTTGttcccaaaatttaaaaaaattacataaagAGTGGTTTACTTCATTCTTAAGAAAAAGAACTCTCGAACAAGTGTATATCAGTGCTACAAACCCACAAATCGTCAACCAGGTGTGCATTGGAATGTTCTTTCTCCGTTGATTTTTGGCTTGGGTGACTTGCTGTCTGTTAGCTTAGTGGCTACTGACGCTACCGGTTTCGATTTTCATTATTTGGTCTGCGCATGCACAGTTACGCAAGACACAATGGACTATTAACTGATTTTCCCGACTTGTCTATTACCTGAC
This genomic interval carries:
- the LOC137979399 gene encoding neurexin-3-like yields the protein MGARLNLLCLLFLFFSLAFHRLSDAMTFTNESSSFIQLKNWNVSESRGLGFRFKTFMSEALLMYMDDKAKSNFLRVELFGGRLRLTCSHGSKFGAMAVEIGDNLNDLQWHRVLLERMKGETTISLDGRSKSTVNSRKSRRLSITSSMYFGGIPPKLEASRVTQPSVLLLNRFIGCIEDIEMFEYSAQQGKREKAIWEEQNAIAPGCTNMCEIDNKCQNNGNCLNRFGTSECDCTATGFRGKTCSEALPVLGLSLSDYVTYNRSNKVISSQQDRIILRFKTANPDSSILETGLGRDYLVIELYQGSLLVRWNLGSGELYLHVREQRCDDGEWHSVDVIRNRLRVDLTLDGVLRVNGIFPGRYISFNLRQGEGDVYIGGMVPSHALSSKSRSSGRSFDGCLQELFINGVDVVQGVVDKDGAFRTKGRPIPRCKSTRNLESTTAAFKSTVLVVTTAQTRTERLITSGTNSEKGPLPTLLTTSPRTNSEENKINFNRTPTIDARGILTNSLRPCVDDEDDCNLDDSGSGDGYSSGETPESSGDTETSSVNYKENNIKETKHITNKSVKKPWKPPPTKSETEVENEVELVGEPDISRENCIEDDEDGCNDDNDSGQSSAVEGSSAGSASPTPTVMLGNNSNNAAHEWAQFKTNSTKKWRLIAGIIVVAFLLVAFSVFAIWWLYKHKNDPYWNGSYKDKGSKEKCLQSEVTDV